The Streptomyces sp. Mut1 genome window below encodes:
- a CDS encoding NADP-dependent oxidoreductase: MRAIAVSASGAEPVLAELPKPEPRPGEVRVRVEYASLNPQDWQAVDGPAPAPGSFPFVVGVDYAGRVDMIGAGDNRFRVGDPVFGRAGGTDGTPGGCGTYGEYVCVPQDSAIALVPPGLDSRTAAALPSAGMAAAQILEAVALRGHETLLVVGAAGGVGCCLTQLARARDVRVIAAVRGDERAGMGSLGAAATIDLTRGVPADALRGACPDGIDALADLASAAPEAFAAHASAVRPGGIALSTRGAAAGAQLPGGVRGVDFRLAPSPVLLDVLAAGAADGVLRVPIDIELPLEKAPEALERNREGGARGKTVIVLHHPGHC, encoded by the coding sequence ATGCGAGCCATCGCTGTCAGCGCGTCGGGGGCCGAGCCGGTCCTGGCCGAGCTGCCCAAGCCGGAACCCCGGCCGGGCGAGGTCCGGGTACGGGTCGAGTACGCCTCGCTGAACCCTCAGGACTGGCAGGCCGTGGACGGTCCGGCCCCGGCCCCCGGCTCCTTCCCGTTCGTCGTGGGCGTGGACTACGCGGGGCGGGTCGACATGATCGGCGCGGGGGACAACCGCTTCCGCGTCGGCGACCCGGTGTTCGGCCGCGCGGGCGGCACCGACGGCACGCCGGGCGGGTGCGGGACGTACGGCGAGTACGTGTGCGTGCCGCAGGACTCCGCCATCGCGCTCGTCCCGCCCGGCCTCGACTCCCGGACCGCCGCGGCCCTGCCGTCCGCCGGGATGGCCGCCGCGCAGATCCTGGAGGCGGTGGCGCTGCGCGGCCACGAGACGCTGCTCGTCGTCGGCGCGGCGGGCGGCGTCGGCTGCTGCCTGACCCAGCTCGCCCGCGCCCGGGACGTCCGCGTGATCGCGGCGGTGCGCGGTGACGAGCGGGCCGGAATGGGGTCGTTGGGCGCCGCCGCCACGATCGACCTGACTCGGGGTGTGCCGGCCGACGCGCTGCGCGGGGCCTGCCCGGACGGCATCGACGCGCTGGCCGACCTGGCATCGGCGGCGCCGGAGGCGTTCGCCGCGCACGCCTCCGCGGTACGTCCGGGCGGCATCGCGCTCTCGACGCGCGGTGCGGCGGCCGGTGCCCAACTCCCCGGGGGCGTGCGGGGCGTCGACTTCCGTCTCGCCCCGAGCCCAGTCCTGCTGGACGTGCTGGCGGCGGGCGCGGCGGACGGCGTCCTGCGCGTGCCCATCGACATCGAACTCCCCCTGGAGAAGGCCCCCGAGGCCCTGGAACGCAACCGGGAGGGCGGGGCGCGCGGCAAGACGGTCATCGTCCTGCACCACCCCGGGCACTGCTAG
- a CDS encoding RNA-binding S4 domain-containing protein has translation MVSGEAPQATGSVRVDVWIWSVRLTKTRAQAAAACRAGHVKVAGERAKPAQAVRVGDEVRLRHAGRDRVVVVSKIVKKRVGAPVAADCFIDNSPPPPPREAAIQVPVRDRGAGRPTKRDRREMDRLRGMGPGPTE, from the coding sequence ATGGTTTCCGGTGAGGCTCCGCAGGCGACGGGCAGCGTTCGGGTCGATGTCTGGATCTGGTCGGTCCGGCTGACGAAGACCCGTGCGCAGGCCGCTGCCGCCTGCCGTGCGGGTCATGTGAAGGTCGCCGGCGAACGCGCCAAGCCCGCCCAGGCGGTGCGTGTCGGTGACGAGGTGCGGCTGAGGCACGCGGGCCGGGACCGGGTCGTCGTCGTGTCGAAGATCGTGAAGAAGCGGGTCGGGGCGCCCGTCGCCGCCGACTGCTTCATCGACAACAGCCCGCCCCCGCCGCCGCGTGAGGCCGCGATCCAGGTTCCGGTACGGGACAGGGGCGCGGGCCGGCCGACGAAGCGGGACCGGCGCGAGATGGACCGCCTGCGCGGAATGGGACCCGGCCCCACCGAGTGA